A window of Picosynechococcus sp. PCC 7003 genomic DNA:
GCAATTGGCGGTGATTCGGCATTACCCTACTATTTATTTGTCGATCTCGATGATCCCCATCCCGAAATTAAGGAGTTTAATCGAGCGGGTGAAAGTCTGACGGGAGAACCTTTGTCATTGTTGTCACAGCTTTTTACCGATGACAATTTTCCACGGGCGCACCAGGAACATCTTTGGCTTCCCGCACGGCAACAATATTGCGCGATTCTCGGTTTTGAGGATTTGCCCGATGAGTTCACCTCACCGGAGCATAAATACCGTTGGCTCTGGGATTGTTTGATTGCACTGGATCTCAGTGATTATGACCTGATTACCCAGTACAGTTATGCCTCGGTGGATGGCATGCGCAAATCCCTGCAAAATTACACCAAACAGCAGCTCCGCACCTCCAACAAAAATGGGCAGGCAGACCAAACGGCGGTGGTCACATCCGAAGAAGCGATGGAGGCGCAACGGCTGATTCAGCAGGGGGATTATCCGGTTTATGTCGGTGTGGCGATTCTCGTTTATGCCCCTGATTTAGATATTCTCCGCGACAAACTGACTCTGATTCGCAAGGGTTTCAATCGTCCGACTCGCCTGTTCCAGGAACGGGATTATGTCTGGCGCATTTGGCTGCAAACTTTGCCGATTAAACTGGAATTATTGTGGCGTTGTGCGGGTTTTGTGACAGGCGATTATCGGCTCTCCATCAATGCTTCAGCAGCATTGGGCTTAGTGAATTTGACGGGCATTGTCAATCAGGCGGAAACTGGGACGGAATTTATCAGTCTTCAGGGGGGCGTACCCTTTCGCGCTAGTTTGGAGGATGAATTTGGTAGTCCGCGCCATGGGGTGGTCTATGGTCGGACAGCATCGGGAAAGTCGGTTTTGGTGGGCGATATGCTCGTGGAGGCGGCATTCACGGGGGCACAGATTACCTCGATGGATTTAGTCGTACCGTCTGAAACTGCGGCGGAGGAAACTCAAAAAACTTCCTCCACTTATTCTGCCCTGATTAAATTTCTCGGTGGCACGGAGTTTGACCCTTCCCGTGAAGCCTCTAATCTTCTGGAATTGCCAGATTTTTCTAACTTTTCGCCCCAAATTCAACGAGAACGACGGGAGGCGTTTGTGGAATCCATTGAGGCAATGTTGCAAGCCTTGGTGCTGGATGGGGTCACAGATTCGGGATTGGCGACGCAGGTTGAGTTTATTCTCACCACGGCGATCGCCCGTTTTTATCGTGATCCCGAAATTCTTGACCGCATTGCCCAGGCTCAAAAACAGGGCATTCACTCGGCGGCATGGCAAGCCTATCCGACCCTTCAGGATTTTTACGAACGGGTTAATTATTCGCTGGTGCAGAACGATGATGAGGGGCAACGGCAGGCGGTTAATTTCATTCGTTCCGCCCTGATGAGTTGGATTGAAGGAGCGATGGGAAAGCAGATTGCCAGACCCTCCAGCGTTGATTTTTTCCATACGCCCTACCTGCAATTTTCCTGTCTCAAACCGAGTTCTGAGAAGAAAGCACGGGTTTTAGGGTTGATGATTTGCAATATTGCCCAACGCCGCGCCCTGCAATGTTCTCGCTCTATTTTCTACATCGATGAGGCTTCCATCTGGCTCGAATATGCGGGTCTGGCGAAATATGTCGGCGTCCAAATGGCAACGGCGCGAAAATCCGGCTTGACGGTCATTTTAACGACTCAGGATCCGGTGATTATCGAAACTAATGCCGCCAGTGCCAAGATGCGCACCAATCTTTCACTACGAATTACGGGGCGAATTAACGGGGACGACATCGACCACTACCAACGCATCCATCGCACACCGGAAGCGATCATCAGCGAAAACGTTGCCAGCACCTTTAAAGCCGATCGCCGTCGGGGCACTTCCCAATGGCTCGTGGATGGCGATCGCCGTTATACCCACGGGCGTTATTTTGCCAGTCCCATTCTCGTGGGTTTATTGGCAAACAACAAAGAGCAAGTTATTGCCCGCGATCGCTTCTTTGAACAATACCCCAATCCCCTCGAAGCGGCTGCTCGGTGGGGCGCCCACTTCCAAACCTGTATGCAACGGGGCAAACAATTAGAGGATTTCTAACCATGAAAAATCACACCAAAAAGCTACTCATTATCATTCCCCTCTCCACAGGTATTATCTTGATGTCCACTGCCAAAAGCGAAGCCTCTATTTTGGACATTCTGAAAAACACTTGGAACCAAACCACTCAAATTATTTCTGGTGCCTTTGAAACCTATGTGGGAAGTCACGTTGAAGACTTCCTTCAAGTCTATGTCCCCCAAGGGATCGAGGCCATCACAGGCGCATTAGGCTTGCCAGATCCCAGCGGTATTTTTGCAGAGATTCGTGACCAAGCCACCCTCAACCAAACTGACATAAACGACATTGCAGAAGGCATATTAAGACAAGCCGAGGTCGCTGCCGGTACTTCCAGTACCCTTGGAGAAATTGTTTTTTCTGCCGAAGGCCAACAGAATACCGAACAATTGTCAGCAACTTCCACGCAAATCTCCACCTCCTCCGGTGAATTAGCAGACCAATGCCAAACCCTGAACATTACCCAGGAGGTCATGAAATGTATGACGCTCCAGATGGCGAATGAGACCCAGCTTTCCCGGATTCAAGTTGAGCAAAATCAGCAGATTCTCCAACAACTTGCTGCGAATAATATTGCCCAAGCCAATGTTCTCAAAACCATGGCCCGTGCAGAACGCACTAAACAAGCTGAACAGGATCGTGCTACCAATCAAATTCTCCGTGAAGTGCAATTTAACAACGCATTAGTGGATGACCTATGATGCTTGTCAAGTACCGCAGAGCAGCAAGATTTTTTAGTCAGCTTTTTTACCGATTTTTTCAGGGCTGATGTTGACTGTCGAGCTATTGCTGGTCTCAAACCTGCCAATAGTTGCCGGGGCGCGAAGCTCCGGTTCATCCTATCCACAATGACTTTAGAAATCCTATTTCATAGGGAGTCACAACAAACCAAGTTTTGATCGAAAAAAAGACTTGAACAGCGTGACGATTGTCTAGAAATTTACAACCCCAGGGCAATTTGTTACCTTACCTAATGGCTTGATATACAACCCCTAGGCGATCGCCCATGACTTCCCCCAATGAACTGCCCTTACCTCCCGGAAAATTCGGTTTGCCTGTCATTGGCGAAACCATTGAATTTTTTACAGATCGTGATTTTCAAAAAAAGCGATTGGCGAAGTATGGTGATGTTTTTAAAACGAATATTTTCACCAAGCCGACAGTGGTAATGGTTGGGGCAGAAGCCAATGAGGTTTTATTCCGCAACGAGAATAAGTACGTCAAGGCAACCTGGCCAAAAAGTACGCGAATTCTTCTCGGTGCAGACTCCCTCGCCACCCAAGAAGGCGGTATTCATAGTTCCCGGCGGCGCATTATCTTTCAAGCATTTCAGCCCCGCGCCTTAGAAAGTTATATTCCCACCATCGAAAAAATCACCCAGCGCTATCTCACTCAATGGGAGCAAAAACAGGAATTTGCTTGGTACGACGAACTCCGCAAGTACACATTTGATGTCGCCAGTACCTTATTCATCGGCAAAGATGGCGGTGCGGAAACACCCTTAGCAAATCTGTTCGAGGAATGGGTTAAAGGATTATTTTCCCTACCCATCAATCTTCCCTGGACAGCCTTCGGTAAGGCGATGAAGTGTCGGCGAAAACTGCTGCGTGAGCTAGAAATGATCATTGGCGATCGCCTGAAGACCTACAATGCTGATGCAGAACCCACCGATGCCCTTGACCTATTGATTCAGGCAAAAGACGAAGACGGTAATTCCCTTTCGATTGATGAACTCAAAGATCAAATCCTGCTGCTATTATTTGCTGGTCACGAAACCCTTACTTCGTCTCTAGTTTCCTTTGGATTATTAGTCGGACAACACCGCGACGTTTTTGAAAAAATTCGTGCAGAACAAGACGCATTAGGCATTAATAATGGGTTGGATATGGCGACCCTCCAACAGATGACCTACCTAGATCAAGTTTTTAAAGAAGTCCTACGTCTTGTCCCACCAGTAGGCGGTGGCTTCCGGGAGGTAATTAACACCTTCGAATACAAAAATTTCCAAATTCCTAAAGGTTGGGCTGTACAGTACCAAATTGTCCAAACCCATAAGGACGAGGCCCTCTATCCCGACCACGAAAAATTTGACCCCGAGCGTTTTTCGCCAGAACGCCTTGCAGATAAACAGAAAAAGTTTGGCTTTATTCCCTTCGGTGGCGGTATGCGCGAATGTATTGGCAAAGAGTTTGCCCGTCTAGAAGCAAAAATTTTGGCATCAATGCTCGCCCGTGATTATGAGTGGGAATTATTGCCTGACCAAGATCTATCGATGCAAGTGATTCCGACGCCATTACCGAAAGATGGTTTACAGATACGCTTTTATCGGCGGGAAAAATCCTCATAAATGAGAGAATAGGGCAGTGCTTAAAGCTGTCTAGAAAATTAAGTCTACTGCAAAATGCTACGTCTTTTATCATTGAAAAATTCTACTACAGTCATTTCAAATAGTGATGAAATGATCAAGAATCTCAAGTCCCTCTTAATAAGGGGGATTTAGGGGGATCCAAATTCTTGGACTCAACTGACATAACTATAATTTTTTCTTTAACTCAATTGCAGCTAATTCTTATTCTCAAGTTTTACCCACTCGCAAACTATCCACCAAACAAAGCAATTCATCGAGATGATTTTTGTTGGCATTGGTTTAGACTAATTTCTCTTCAGCAACTTCAATAAACTTTTGACTTTGCTCAATCAGCTTGGTTACATCCTCCGCAGATAATTCAGCATTATCCTCAATCGAATAATCCCCTTGGGTTCTTTTGTCCTGGGCATCAATCAAATATCGATGAAAGTTTGCTGGCACTAATCCTTTGCGAGCAATATCACGCCCAAATGCAGCGATCACAGCAGCATGACTGGAAAATGCCATGTCCTGCTCCCACAAAAAAGCTTCGGCAATATAAAACATAGTGTAGTAAGCTCTTGAACCCGCAAAATTATACATTTCACCTGCTGCTAACATTTGGGATGCCTTGAGGCTTTCGCGGGCTTTTCGGATGAACTTCTGCGTTTCAGGTTTCATATCACAATGCCTTCCTGTCTAATATTGTGGAGAAACGGAGAATTTTGAGTCGTAAAAGCTTCGGCGGAAATAAAGTGGCGAGAAATTACTGCGTCATAGTCTAGACACAACTGGCTGATAAATTCGCTTGTTCTGTCAATCTCAGCATAGGGATTTATCGCTGACTTTAGGACGACTAGAATATCGATATCCGAGTCCATTTTTGCTTCCCCTCTCGCTTGGGAACCATACAAAATAATTGATTCAAGCTGTTCTTCATACAGTTCGTTTAGTTTTGATTTGACCTGCTGAAGAATGACTTCTAGTTTTTGTCTAGTCATAGTGAAGCCCGGTAACTTTTCGGATACTCTCCTACTAGGCTACCTGACCTCTAGACTTTTCGGATACCTAAAACAAGGCCAGCAGCATCACCGGAATAGGTCTGGACTCTTCCTCTGCACACTCGACAGATTCCCATATGCCAACTTTGGCAATGAAGAGTACTGGGGAGACGCAACTACCCGAAAACCGATATTGTGTTGTTGCGATTCGCAGAATGGCAATGCTCTGGATTGTTCAAACACCACTGCAAAGAATTTTACTAGCTTCTTCGTTTGAGTCATCTACCCATGCTGACCCCAATTAGAACTTTATCTCTTCATGGGTTGGGATTAGGGGGTTTAGATTAGTTATCAATTCTTGCAGTAGATCTCGTTCTGGGTAAGTTTTGAGCAGTGCTTGTATGGCTTCATCATCCAGAATTTCCCGCATTTCTGAGAGTTTTAGGGATGCTTCGGATAGTTTGTCTTGGATGTGAGCATTTTGGGCGCGGGTCGCTCTAGCGTAGGCGTAATTAAGGCGGGATTGACAGGATTGTAGATTGCTTGTCAATTTACTGAGGGCAGTGATGAGTACGGCTTGGTTGAGATCGTGGACATTTTTTTGTGGGTTATTCATGGTGTTTATAGCTTGGGATGATGGTGGTGACGTTGTTCGTTGGCGACTGGAATGGGTACGGGTTGTGTCTGTTCTCTGGTGAATAATTGCTCGGCGGTGGTTAAGATTTTTTGGAGGTAGGCTTGGGTCGATTGGGGCTGAATTTTATGAATATCTCGCAGAGCTGGATCACCTTGGAGAGTGATTAAAACTGGGGGAAACTATATGAGGCAAGGATTCCAAGAGCCATTAAACATCTGACTCTTGGTTGAGATATCGATACACACTGGCTTTTGAGAGATGATATTCTGCCATCAAAGTTTTGATGAGTTCACCCCCTTGTCGCTTGCGCCTTAACTCTTTACATTGAGTCTCTGTAAGCTGCTTTTTGCGACCAAACTGAACACCGCGAGCTTTTGCCTTCTGGATTCCATCTATTTGTCGTTCAGCTCGGATTTCAGTTTCAAACTGTGCAATCGCCCCCAGCATATTAAATAAAAGTCGTCCCGTTGCATCTCCAGTATCAATGTTCTGGTCAAGCACCTGGAAGTTCACACCCTTCTTTTCCAGTTTCTTGGCCAGCTGACAGAGGTGGAGTGTCGAACGTGCCAATCGATCTAATCGAGTAACAACAAGCGTGTCACCGTCTCGGACGTATTCAATACAAGCCTTGAGTCGGGGTCTTGTATTCGACACTCCACTCCGCTTTTCCTTGAAGATTTTGTCGCAATGCCGGAGTTTATCGAGTTGCACATCAAGACTCTGTCCCACAGAACTGACTCTTGCATAGCTGACCATCGCCATGACGACTTACCTCAATGTTTCGTAATATCTAAGACCCTTTGATAATTGCATAATAAAACATGAATTGAGACTTAGTTTTAGGGAGTCTCGCAAACTTTACTTTCTGAGACTATTAGTCGAGACAGCTCATGAAAATGAATGGCAGCTCAGCCCCAAGTATTATTCAGTTAAAAGCCGTCATTTCGGGAATTAGCCCCATGATTTGGCGTCGTTTTCTGGTCACTGCAGATACGACCATTGCTCAGCTGCATTACATTCTTCAGATCGCCTTTGGCTGGACTGATGAGTATTTACATCGCTTTGTCATCCATGCTAAGCCCTACGGTATTCATCACATTGGGGGTGAGTGGTTTAGTGATGACGCCAATACTGTAACGCTGTTAGATCTAGGCTTACGAGTCCGAGAAAAATTTCTCTATGAATACAATTTCTTTGATAATTGGCAGGTGCAACTGCGGGTTGAAAAGATTACTGAATTCGAGGCTGAGCAGACTTATCCAGTTTGTATCGAAGGCAAACGGAATGGCCCGATTGAAGATTGTGGCGGGGCTTGGGCCTTTCAGGAACTCAGGCAGGAGTTCTCTGAAGCGTCGGTAGCCTATCGAATGGCTAAAATCCTTGTGAATGATGAGATTACGCAACGTCGAGGTGAACTTCGACAACTGAGTTATTGGCTGCTATTGGACAGACTTGATCTCCGAAAACTCAATCAACGCTTGCAGCAGAGTCCCTTGAGCGAAGATCCAGCTTTTCGAGAGGAGATTATTTTCATAGACACATGAATATCAAAATCAGCATCAAGATTGAATCCGATAATGGAACCCTACAAGTCTCCAAAGATGTAGCTCAATTCGAGCGAGGTCAATTGACTCTCGCCAACCTAGGATTGACTTTGGAGGAATCAAAACAGATTCTGCAAGGGATTCAACAAGAAATTGTCTCGTCACAAGTGAGTCAATATATGGAGCAGCAAACGCCTTGTCCAGACTGCGGTCTACCGCGTAAATGTAAAGGAAAGCATAAGCTGGTTTATCGGTCCGTTTTTGGCAAGCTGGAGTTAACGAGTCCACGATTGTTTCATTGCTCTTGCCAAACCCATCAGCAAAAAAGTATCAGCCCTTTAGCTTTGCTGCTGACTGAGCGACAATCACCTGAATATCTTTATCTTCAAACGAAATTTGCGTCATTGGTCTCCTATGGTCTGAGTGTTCAGCTGCTGAATGAAGTGCTGCCATTAGATGGAACACTCAATGCCTCCAGTGTGCGTTACAAGCTCCACCAGATGGGTCAAAGGCTCGATGATGAATTGGACGAGGAACAGTACATTTATGTGGAGGGGTGTCCTATGGAATGGGAGGAATTACCGCGTCCAGATCTGCCACTCAAT
This region includes:
- a CDS encoding HEPN domain-containing protein, coding for MKPETQKFIRKARESLKASQMLAAGEMYNFAGSRAYYTMFYIAEAFLWEQDMAFSSHAAVIAAFGRDIARKGLVPANFHRYLIDAQDKRTQGDYSIEDNAELSAEDVTKLIEQSQKFIEVAEEKLV
- a CDS encoding cytochrome P450, which encodes MTSPNELPLPPGKFGLPVIGETIEFFTDRDFQKKRLAKYGDVFKTNIFTKPTVVMVGAEANEVLFRNENKYVKATWPKSTRILLGADSLATQEGGIHSSRRRIIFQAFQPRALESYIPTIEKITQRYLTQWEQKQEFAWYDELRKYTFDVASTLFIGKDGGAETPLANLFEEWVKGLFSLPINLPWTAFGKAMKCRRKLLRELEMIIGDRLKTYNADAEPTDALDLLIQAKDEDGNSLSIDELKDQILLLLFAGHETLTSSLVSFGLLVGQHRDVFEKIRAEQDALGINNGLDMATLQQMTYLDQVFKEVLRLVPPVGGGFREVINTFEYKNFQIPKGWAVQYQIVQTHKDEALYPDHEKFDPERFSPERLADKQKKFGFIPFGGGMRECIGKEFARLEAKILASMLARDYEWELLPDQDLSMQVIPTPLPKDGLQIRFYRREKSS
- a CDS encoding nucleotidyltransferase domain-containing protein; amino-acid sequence: MTRQKLEVILQQVKSKLNELYEEQLESIILYGSQARGEAKMDSDIDILVVLKSAINPYAEIDRTSEFISQLCLDYDAVISRHFISAEAFTTQNSPFLHNIRQEGIVI
- a CDS encoding recombinase family protein, which produces MAMVSYARVSSVGQSLDVQLDKLRHCDKIFKEKRSGVSNTRPRLKACIEYVRDGDTLVVTRLDRLARSTLHLCQLAKKLEKKGVNFQVLDQNIDTGDATGRLLFNMLGAIAQFETEIRAERQIDGIQKAKARGVQFGRKKQLTETQCKELRRKRQGGELIKTLMAEYHLSKASVYRYLNQESDV
- a CDS encoding plasmid pRiA4b ORF-3 family protein, with translation MNGSSAPSIIQLKAVISGISPMIWRRFLVTADTTIAQLHYILQIAFGWTDEYLHRFVIHAKPYGIHHIGGEWFSDDANTVTLLDLGLRVREKFLYEYNFFDNWQVQLRVEKITEFEAEQTYPVCIEGKRNGPIEDCGGAWAFQELRQEFSEASVAYRMAKILVNDEITQRRGELRQLSYWLLLDRLDLRKLNQRLQQSPLSEDPAFREEIIFIDT